A part of Aspergillus flavus chromosome 1, complete sequence genomic DNA contains:
- a CDS encoding uncharacterized protein (domain of unknown function-domain containing protein), protein MGWDQDVLRAQFCHALSEMYKSEVPLYGDLVDLVWKADAEAINARHEQGTEVFDPDEILPSRNRVERHGAIRLGTAYELSTIRRMFAIMGMFPVGYYDLSAAGFPMHATAFRPWTKEALSRHPFRVFTTVLRMELLTEKTQELAQRALRQRNIFTDRLVALIELAEKQGQLSSTECKEFIVEGLETFRWHSRATVTMEEYQILKAEHPLIADVVSFPSCHINHLTPRTVDIDLVQKMMQDHGMPAKERIEGPPRRQCPILLRQTSFKALEETVYFREAHDAYVKGSHTARFGEVEQRGYALTRKGRQLYDRILSRVNIESTERDIGISEYESLLVQHFKDFPDDMAQLQSQQLAYFCYHLSPHGQKPPGLDLQGGDMTLQQLLENSIIEYEPITYEDFLPLSAGGIFNSNLGNTSQSKQLVMEAEADLDGFQRMLGTSIMDEFHLYAQIQQNSLENCRRQLGLNVILE, encoded by the coding sequence ATGGGGTGGGATCAAGACGTCCTCAGGGCCCAATTCTGCCATGCACTTTCTGAAATGTACAAGAGCGAGGTCCCCCTCTACGGGGATCTAGTGGATCTTGTCTGGAAGGCAGATGCCGAAGCAATCAACGCCCGCCACGAACAAGGAACCGAGGTGTTTGATCCGGATGAGATACTGCCGTCGCGAAACCGAGTCGAAAGACATGGGGCTATCCGGCTGGGTACCGCATACGAGCTCTCGACTATTCGACGGATGTTTGCAATCATGGGCATGTTCCCTGTGGGATATTACGATCTGAGTGCTGCCGGATTCCCAATGCATGCTACTGCGTTTCGTCCCTGGACAAAGGAAGCATTATCCAGACATCCGTTTCGGGTGTTCACGACGGTTCTACGTATGGAGTTGTTGACGGAGAAGACCCAAGAGTTGGCACAAAGAGCTCTACGACAAAGGAATATTTTTACAGATCGGCTAGTCGCTCTTATTGAGTTGGCCGAAAAGCAAGGTCAGCTTAGTTCGACGGAGTGCAAAGAGTTTATTGTGGAAGGGCTGGAGACGTTCCGGTGGCATTCCAGGGCGACTGTGACGATGGAGGAATATCAGATTCTAAAGGCTGAGCATCCACTGATTGCGGATGTTGTTTCCTTTCCCAGTTGCCATATTAACCATCTCACACCGCGGACGGTCGATATCGATCTAGTGCAGAAAATGATGCAGGACCATGGCATGCCGGCAAAGGAACGGATTGAAGGTCCCCCACGACGGCAATGCCCGATCTTGCTCCGTCAGACTAGCTTCAAAGCATTGGAGGAAACTGTTTACTTCCGAGAAGCCCATGATGCTTATGTGAAAGGTTCACACACGGCTCGGTTTGGAGAGGTTGAGCAGCGCGGATACGCATTGACGCGGAAGGGTCGCCAACTCTATGACAGAATTTTGTCACGGGTCAATATTGAGTCAACTGAGAGAGATATCGGTATTTCTGAATATGAAAGCCTCCTGGTGCAACATTTTAAGGATTTCCCGGACGATATGGCTCAGTTGCAGTCTCAGCAACTGGCGTACTTTTGTTACCATTTATCGCCACACGGTCAAAAGCCCCCGGGGCTCGATCTGCAAGGGGGTGATATGACCTTGCAACAGCTACTGGAGAATAGTATCATCGAGTATGAGCCTATCACATATGAGGACTTTCTACCCTTGTCAGCCGGGGGTATCTTCAATTCAAACTTAGGAAACACGTCCCAATCAAAACAGCTGGTCATGGAAGCTGAAGCGGACCTGGATGGATTTCAGCGTATGCTGGGGACGTCTATAATGGATGAGTTCCATCTCTATGCACAAATACAACAAAACAGCTTGGAGAACTGTCGGAGGCAACTGGGATTGAATGTGATTCTAGAGTAA
- a CDS encoding fungal-specific transcription factor domain-containing protein — protein sequence MHLIVFTELWAKTKAQRQQSKDTPRSGDSKDLLAGEAARAPHTSINRNVTSPGCSSSKPGNDVLAVATPEVYDSASRDGLSGINLHTNGTEFYGNSSNLAFLGNLYARARNQAEARTSDLPENMPSNIPDEGHRQTPDQQSTMKYVSPRQARHSTVDKERETAKPATSATQLSIVNLLYNPGYSSTSPPQINGRPEDDGNRHSTVGNQKKSPRTFADHEDAVALAIDELSDEAQLEIEKIFIGSYFSNKHYIHPLLSKNAFMQRCEQEAFVTSKRRAFYRRSSKFKGLYFAVVALGAINASPDETSLLDHYANCSADGRKSNFGGKLSALDFADFYFGITKQALGDIFESCSLESAQALLLLSVFCQNALRPHSCFMYSGMAVRTAIAIGLASGMSALPPSIRKEGRRTWWCIYSHEIEMCCSSGRLDSMKQLDHYQVSLPPFKVNTSNTQDSEAEDDNVAMIPVMVALAQIMSEASHLLYHSPKRPTKEMSQIAMNLDNKLEEWKSNLPSFLNVDVASLNDPEWAFKQKLVLRLRFYNTRILIHRPFLAASTCIAESPALLQHGHICLTAARTSIQMQYESFLHRIYIRTWWYNTTYALYGAMILLHLILSGFPGINEEEPLKDVEKSLEIFDSMTNIVVARRCSEMIREVLEVARACVATRRAVSAVPVLPPHVDTNIESSSLETNNDQNVHTRTDMAPLVSQGVDGDFFFSLFNQDSQPDTRAEILANLVDPTILEDFAFGNGGNDFSYLLES from the exons ATGCACTTGATTGTGTTTACAGAGCTCTGGGCCAAAACGAAAGCTCAACGCCAACAGTCAAAAGACACGCCCAGGTCAGGGGACAGCAAAG ATCTCCTTGCTGGAGAAGCAGCTCGTGCACCCCATACGAGTATCAACCGCAATGTCACGTCACCCGGATGCTCTAGTTCCAAACCGGGGAATGATGTATTAGCTG TGGCCACCCCAGAGGTGTATGATTCAGCATCTAGAGACGGCCTGAGCGGAATCAACCTACACACTAACGGCACTGAATTCTATGGCAACTCTTCGAATCTCGCCTTTCTTGGAAACCTATATGCGCGAGCTCGTAACCAGGCAGAAGCTAGAACATCGGACCTACCCGAAAATATGCCTTCCAACATACCGGACGAGGGCCATCGCCAGACGCCAGACCAGCAATCGACCATGAAATATGTCTCGCCCCGACAAGCACGTCACTCGACAGTGGACAAGGAACGGGAAACCGCAAAGCCTGCAACAAGTGCGACCCAACTATCTATAGTCAACCTACTTTACAACCCGGGTTATTCTAGTACCTCTCCACCTCAGATCAATGGGCGGCCTGAGGATGATGGAAACAGACACTCGACAGTTGGGAACCAAAAAAAATCGCCTCGAACTTTCGCTG ATCATGAAGATGCAGTGGCGCTAGCTATCGATGAACTCTCCGACGAAGCACAACttgagattgagaagatcttcatcgGCAGCTACTTTTCAAACAAACATTATATACACCCTTTGTTGAGTAAAAATGCCTTCATGCAAAGGTGTGAACAAGAAGCTTTCGTAACTTCGAAAAGAAGGGCATTTTACCGTCGCTCATCGAAGTTCAAAGGCTTATATTTCGCCGTGGTTGCCCTGGGTGCCATCAATGCCAGCCCTGATGAAACTTCTCTTCTGGATCATTATGCCAATTGTTCTGCCGACGGAAGAAAATCCAATTTCGGGGGAAAGCTGTCAGCCCTGGATTTTGCTGATTTCTACTTCGGCATTACAAAACAAGCCCTTGGGGACATATTCGAGAGCTGCTCTTTAGAGAGTGCCCAAGCTCTCTTGCTCCTA AGCGTATTCTGTCAGAACGCTCTACGACCTCACAGCTGCTTCATGTATAGCGGAATGGCAGTTAGAACAGCGATCGCAATTGGACTGGCATCAGGAATGTCCGCTCTGCCTCCAAGTATACGCAAAGAAGGCCGACGAACCTGGTG GTGTATATACTCACATGAAAT TGAAATGTGCTGTTCCTCGGGGAGGCTGGATAGCATGAAGCAGCTTGACCATTACCAGGTCTCCTTACCCCCATTCAAG GTAAATACCAGCAATACTCAAGATTCCGAAGCAGAGGACGACAACGTAGCCATGATACCGGTCATGGTAGCTTTAGCACAGATCATGTCCGAGGCGTCTCATCTGCTCTACCATTCACCGAAACGCCCTACTAAGGAGATGTCACAGATTGCCATGAACCTTGACAATAAATTAGAGGAGTGGAAATCCAACCTACCCTCCTTTCTAAACGTAGATGTTGCCTCACTCAATGATCCGGAGTGGGCGTTCAAGCAGAAACTAGTCTTACGACTGA GATTCTACAATACGCGAATACTCATCCACCGTCCCTTCCTGGCAGCATCAACATGCATCGCCGAATCACCTGCCCTACTACAGCACGGCCACATATGCCTAACGGCAGCAAGAACCAGCATACAAATGCAATATGAATCATTCCTACATAGAATATACATACGTACCTG gtgGTACAACACAACCTACGCCCTCTACGGAGCCATGATCCTCCTCCACCTAATCCTCTCCGGCTTCCCAGGTATAAACGAGGAAGAACCGCTCAAGGACGTCGAAAAAAGCCTCGAGATCTTCGACTCCATGACCAACATCGTTGTTGCTCGCCGCTGCTCTGAGATGATTCGCGAAGTCCTCGAAGTAGCTCGCGCCTGTGTCGCAACGCGTCGAGCAGTATCCGCTGTTCCAGTCTTACCCCCTCATGTCGACACCAACATCGAATCATCGAGCCTAGAGACAAATAATGACCAAAATGTCCATACCCGGACAGATATGGCCCCGTTGGTGTCACAGGGTGTAGACGgggatttcttcttctcgctcTTCAATCAAGACTCTCAGCCTGATACCAGGGCTGAGATCTTGGCTAATCTAGTTGATCCGACGATATTGGAGGATTTTGCGTTCGGGAATGGGGGGAATGATTTTTCGTACTTGTTGGAGTCGTGA
- a CDS encoding fungal-specific transcription factor domain-containing protein: protein MAAVITLQSSSTTAPAASAASFQPSDQLLRSRVQNQPPQQPIATPLSPSTSITALPRVPVPGRDGQSCDACLRRKSRCAMNEMVNKCYSCDFHRQDCTFTLSVTSRPSTAEVQSKKRKLDDTVPEDVDSPKRLSTNPPVSKTNLARSPLNIQARITPGYWYQRTQHIGLTTDLEPALLEFLPLDQNHEGIIASSRVRKFGDDGTFMRMVNTLSHADSPQSASLDAIESLVAPYGSTLIDKFFEHIHPTFPILMEDSFRHSYRARQGLSPLLLSAVYVLALKFVDVGPASQSVRRPDAARLESTALKLLIESLPYASISTIQAGVLLMEKSTIATHALNAQLVTAGFELGLHQDCSGWRMETWEKGLRKRLAWALYMQDKWSALVHGRPSHIVSFNWTVQDLVEQDFAEAFPSHDSQDDDPVGHGPLYFCHMVALTTILSDILDRFYTLRAIEEFKAAGGNRTRMILERAKPAQIRLKEWFGRLPAELKMESGGDLFEVINEDNARNGALHLSYFATEITLHRCIVRSLSPDTADAYLSHICRSAAKTRLISAMDFVNRLRPPHLRSFWPAASRTNFALIGSFGVLLRISSPTKEEAEFYRLRLCEYRWTLSVSKKNAEFMEFALDSLDNANTLDQHVPEKPGIDELMTSAAKPTVTQPRPGTAAQLENTILAMDQGNDSGRGGTSSVISGLASPATSVSEDSFHDTAIPPL from the exons ATGGCTGCCGTTATCACTTTGCAGTCGTCCTCGACGACTGCGCCAGcggcttctgctgcttcgTTCCAACCGTCAGACCAACTACTTCGCTCTCGGGTACAAAACCAACCGCCTCAGCAACCAATCGCCACTCCCCTTTCGCCTTCCACATCCATTACTGCCTTACCCCGAGTGCCTGTACCAGGTCGGGATGGGCAAAGTTGTGACGCCTGTCTGCGCAGAAAGAGTCGGTGTGCCATGAACGAAATGGTCAATAAATGCTACTCGTGCGATTTCCATCGTCAAGATTGCACATTTACCCTATCCGTGACGAGTCGCCCGAGCACAGCGGAAGTACAGTCCAAAAAGCGAAAGCTAGATGATACTGTCCCGGAGGATGTAGATTCGCCCAAGAG ACTTTCGACCAACCCCCCGGTTTCCAAAACTAACCTTGCTCGTTCGCCATTGAATATTCAAGCCCGGATCACACCTGGGTATTGGTATCAGCGAACCCAACACATCGGCTTGACCACCGACTTGGAACCCGCCCTCCTCGAATTTCTCCCTTTGGACCAGAACCACGAAGGCATCATCGCGTCGTCCCGGGTACGAAAGTTCGGTGACGACGGCACTTTTATGCGGATGGTTAACACCTTGTCCCATGCGGACTCCCCGCAATCTGCCTCCCTAGATGCCATTGAGAGTCTAGTTGCCCCCTATGGCTCCACTTTGATTGATAAGTTTTTTGAACACATTCACCCAACCTTCCCCATTCTTATGGAGGATTCGTTTCGTCACTCTTACCGCGCTCGACAAGGCTTATCACCTCTCTTACTGTCCGCTGTCTACGTACTAGCATTGAAGTTTGTGGATGTGGGACCGGCTTCCCAGTCTGTACGACGACCAGATGCTGCTCGTCTGGAGAGCACGGCCTTGAAGTTATTGATCGAGTCTCTGCCCTATGCATCTATCTCAACTATCCAAGCGGGCGTGCTCCTGATGGAGAAGTCTACGATTGCCACACACGCGTTGAACGCGCAATTGGTCACCGCAGGCTTCGAGCTAGGGCTCCATCAGGATTGTTCTGGTTGGCGGATGGAGACCTGGGAGAAGGGTCTCCGGAAACGTCTTGCGTGGGCATTGTATATGCAGGACAAGTGGTCCGCGTTGGTGCATGGCCGTCCTTCCCATATCGTATCCTTTAACTGGACGGTACAAGATCTGGTCGAACAAGATTTCGCCGAGGCATTCCCGTCCCACGACTCTCAGGACGACGACCCCGTGGGCCATGGTCCCCTCTATTTCTGTCACATGGTCGCCTTGACGACCATCCTTTCCGACATCTTGGATCGCTTTTACACCTTGCGCGCGATCGAAGAGTTCAAAGCTGCCGGTGGCAACCGGACGCGTATGATCTTGGAACGCGCCAAACCAGCGCAGATCCGGCTGAAGGAATGGTTCGGGCGTCTACCCGCAGAGCTGAAAATGGAGTCTGGCGGTGACCTTTTCGAAGTCATTAACGAAGACAATGCTCGTAACGGCGCCTTGCACCTGTCCTATTTCGCCACAGAAATCACCCTCCACCGCTGTATTGTACGGTCTCTCTCCCCGGATACCGCCGATGCCTATTTATCGCACATCTGCCGCTCTGCCGCCAAAACACGATTAATCTCGGCCATGGACTTTGTGAATCGGCTGCGTCCGCCGCACCTGAGGTCGTTCTGGCCGGCCGCATCGCGAACCAACTTCGCTCTGATCGGATCTTTCGGGGTGCTCCTGCGTATCTCATCCCCAACCAAAGAGGAAGCCGAGTTCTATCGTCTCCGTCTCTGCGAATACCGCTGGACGCTGAGCGTCAGCAAGAAGAACGCTGAGTTCATGGAGTTCGCTCTGGACAGCCTGGACAACGCCAACACTCTCGATCAGCATGTGCCGGAGAAACCGGGCATCGACGAGCTGATGACTAGCGCGGCCAAGCCGACCGTGACCCAACCCCGTCCAGGCACGGCCGCGCAGTTGGAAAACACGATTCTAGCAATGGATCAAGGAAACGACAGCGGACGCGGCGGCACTTCGTCTGTTATATCTGGCCTTGCCTCGCCAGCAACATCAGTCAGCGAGGACAGTTTCCACGATACTGCAATTCCACCATTATAA
- a CDS encoding benzoate 4-monooxygenase cytochrome P450, producing MVWWHVFLSFGVAGAFYVLWLALQRLWLSPIAHFPGPKLAALTMWYEFYYGSFLEGQYTFRIAEMHRKYGPIVRISPYELHIDDAEYYETLYSRDAPRDKSLHLTGMFGAPASAFGTVDHRRHRIRRQPMNPFFSQQRIRQLEPMLRDMVDKLCDGLRAWKDRHTPLHMYHPFNAFTTDVVVEYTMGHSSHYLDDSDFSPQRSKTMQAIVNAGIQFRQFRWFISLFELLPR from the coding sequence ATGGTGTGGTGGCATGTATTTCTCTCCTTCGGTGTTGCAGGGGCGTTCTACGTGCTTTGGTTGGCTCTGCAGCGGCTATGGCTCTCACCGATTGCTCACTTCCCGGGACCTAAACTGGCTGCTCTTACAATGTGGTATGAGTTCTACTATGGTTCATTCCTAGAGGGTCAATATACTTTTCGGATCGCCGAGATGCATCGCAAATATGGCCCAATCGTGCGAATCAGCCCTTACGAGCTACACATTGACGATGCTGAATATTATGAAACGCTGTATTCTCGAGATGCCCCGCGAGATAAGTCACTACATCTGACTGGGATGTTTGGAGCACCGGCTTCCGCATTTGGTACAGTTGATCATCGACGCCATCGGATACGGCGTCAACCGATGAaccctttcttctcccaacAGCGAATCCGACAACTGGAGCCAATGCTTCGAGACATGGTTGACAAACTGTGCGATGGATTGCGCGCCTGGAAGGATAGACACACTCCGCTACATATGTATCATCCATTTAATGCTTTCACCACAGACGTGGTCGTGGAATACACCATGGGACACTCATCTCACTATCTTGATGACTCAGACTTCAGCCCACAACGGTCAAAAACAATGCAGGCCATTGTGAATGCAGGCATCCAATTCAGACAATTCCGCTGGTTCATTAGTCTCTTTGAGCTACTCCCACGATGA
- a CDS encoding uncharacterized protein (RNA) II) has product MSVQLPPPTHRKRALPQGELEAASTLRLGADQNTHTLSLSEARLVINKVLENKRRGGKKYEEPENLTKTLDYLEVFARFKDEENIKAVERLLNSHTELEMFERSQLGSLCCDNAEEAKSLIPSLQHKISDGDLQELLDELTKLRNFTE; this is encoded by the exons ATGAGTGTCCAATTGCCACCCCCAACACATCGCAAGCGCGCCTTGCCCCAAGGCGAGCTCGAAGCCGCCTCGACTCTCAGACTAGGCGCGGATCAGAATACCCATACCTTGTCGCTTTCCGAAGCAAGACTTGTCATCAACAAAGTGCTGGAGAACAAGCGCAGGGGTGGAAAGAAATACGAGGAGCCGGA GAACCTTACCAAGACTTTGGACTACCTGGAAGTGTTTGCTCGGttcaaggatgaggaaaaCATCAAGGCTGTCGAACGACTACTCAATTCGCATACGGAGTTGGAGATGTTCGAGCGGTCACAACTGG GGAGTTTGTGCTGCGATAATGCCGAGGAAGCCAAGTCCCTCATCCCCAGTCTTCAACACAAAATCTCCGATGGCGATCTGCAAGAGCTCTTGGATGAGCTGACCAAGCTGCGGAACTTCACGGAGTGA
- a CDS encoding guanine methyltransferase Trm5: protein MESTTGPDASKTPNSDLPTMFRPPVNRAMRVLDRSFFKKTVPLSAATVFKSSDISRVRGQLHKSRDLLGLPRTSSIREVKVDDEVKKCLLLREGVKYDDAATWSPTINELVENGAVGLGRYDLELDYDYWTYADIMNAILPEDMLEELPQGFTQVGHVSHLNLREQYTPYKHLIAQVLKDKNPTVRTVIRKTEDVGAKSEFRTFPFEFLAGDEDMNVIQHEQDCEFRFDYSRVYWNSRLETEHRRLVNKFRPGEMVCDVMAGVGPFAVPAGKKKIFVWANDLNPHGYEVMQDAIRRNKVNKFVTPFNKDGRAFIRWSANELLQTEPVTVAIQKKQRRSAQKEETPAPPAEVYKRPTLFGHYVMNLPANAIEFLDAFPGVYAGKESLFAPHTSTPLPMVHVYCFSGHSEDEVDDHKDICQRISERIGYTITPEDRVGGSGNVELELAIHNVRLVSPNKQMFCASFRLPKEVAFRQV, encoded by the exons ATGGAATCCACGACAGGCCCTGACGCCTCCAAGACGCCTAACAGCGACCTCCCCACCATGTTCCGACCCCCGGTGAACCGCGCAATGCGGGTTTTGGATCGCTCATTCTTCAAGAAGACGGTGCCGTTATCTGCCGCGACGGTCTTCAAGTCATCCGATATCTCAAGGGTGCGTGGCCAACTGCACAAGAGTCGGGATTTGTTGGGCCTTCCGAGAACGAGTTCGATCCGGGAGGTGAAGGTCGATGATGAGGTGAAGAAATGCTTGTTGCTGAGGGAGGGTGTTAAATACGATG ATGCTGCAACATGGTCGCCGACGATCAATGAGCTTGTGGAGAATGGTGCTGTTGGACTTGGACGGTATGATCTCGAATTGGACTATGATTACTGGACTTATG CCGATATCATGAACGCAATTTTGCCGGAGGACATGCTTGAGGAGCTTCCTCAAGGGTTTACCCAGGTGGGCCATGTCT CTCATCTAAATCTCCGCGAACAATATACCCCATATAAGCACCTTATTGCGCAGGTGTTGAAAGACAAGAACCCAACAGTCCGGACAGTGATTAGAAAGACCGAAGATGTGGGCGCCAAGAGCGAATTCCGCACATTTCCCTTCGAGTTTTTGGCAGGGGACGAGGACATGAACGTCATCCAGCATGAGCAGGACTGTGAATTCCGTTTTGACTACTCTCGTGTGTACTGGAACAGCCGCTTGGAGACCGAGCACCGTCGGCTCGTGAACAAATTCCGTCCGGGTGAGATGGTATGCGATGTGATGGCTGGTGTTGGCCCATTCGCTGTCCCAgctggaaaaaagaaaatcttcGTTTGGGCCAATGACCTTAATCCGCATGGATATGAGGTCATGCAGGATGCTATTCGCAGGAACAAGGTCAACAAATTCGTGACACCGTTTAACAAGGACGGAAGAGCGTTCATACGCTGGTCTGCCAATGAGCTCCTGCAAACAGAACCAGTGACTGTGGCTAtccagaagaaacagagaagaagcgcccaaaaagaagagacacCTGCTCCTCCAGCCGAGGTCTATAAGCGACCCACTCTCTTTGGTCACTACGTGATGAACCTTCCGGCGAACGCTATTGAGTTCCTTGATGCCTTTCCTGGTGTCTATGCTGGCAAGGAGTCCCTATTTGCGCCACACACATCAACGCCTCTTCCGATGGTCCATGTGTATTGTTTCTCCGGTCAttcggaagatgaagtggacGACCACAAGGATATTTGCCAGCGCATCTCGGAACGAATTGGCTACACCATCACGCCGGAGGACCGGGTCGGGGGAAGTGGAAATGTAGAGCTGGAGCTGGCCATTCACAATGTTAGATTGGTCAGCCCCAACAAGCAAATGTTTTGCGCTAGTTTCCGTCTACCTAAAGAGGTCGCTTTCCGACAGGTATAA